The proteins below come from a single Methanobrevibacter oralis genomic window:
- a CDS encoding HIRAN domain-containing protein, giving the protein MEYTNLELYTTVVGLKNFEGNKVFKIGSIIKLVKEPENDYDTEAIACEIKYIGKVGYIANSTKTVIKGTMSAGRIYDKITDISFAEVKFIDEESVIAKILNEDEIEAIKQDYENDDFYNDE; this is encoded by the coding sequence ATGGAGTACACAAATTTAGAATTATATACAACAGTAGTTGGATTAAAAAACTTTGAAGGAAACAAAGTCTTTAAAATAGGATCCATCATAAAACTTGTAAAAGAACCAGAAAACGATTATGACACAGAAGCAATCGCCTGTGAAATAAAATACATTGGAAAAGTAGGCTACATAGCTAACAGTACAAAAACAGTGATAAAAGGAACAATGAGTGCAGGGAGAATATATGATAAAATAACTGACATAAGTTTTGCAGAAGTAAAATTTATTGATGAAGAATCAGTTATTGCAAAAATCTTAAACGAAGACGAAATTGAAGCAATAAAACAAGACTACGAAAATGACGACTTTTATAATGATGAATAA